One Streptomyces sp. P9-A2 DNA window includes the following coding sequences:
- a CDS encoding enoyl-CoA hydratase/isomerase family protein gives MTVHLEVAEGVGTLRLDRPPMNALDVATQDRLKELAEEITRREDVRAVVIFGGEKVFAAGADIKEMQAMDHTAMVLRARALQDSFTAVARIPKPVVAAVTGYALGGGCELALCADFRIAGENAKLGQPEILLGLIPGAGGTQRLARLIGPSRAKDLIFTGRQVKADEALALGLVDRVVPAAEVYEQAYAWAAKLAKGPAIALRAAKEAVDTGLETDIDTGLAVERNWFAGLFATEDRERGMRSFVEDGPGKAKFL, from the coding sequence ATGACCGTACATCTCGAAGTCGCCGAGGGCGTCGGCACGCTGCGCCTGGACCGCCCGCCCATGAACGCGCTGGACGTCGCCACGCAGGACCGGCTGAAGGAACTCGCCGAGGAGATCACACGCCGCGAGGACGTGCGCGCCGTGGTGATCTTCGGCGGCGAGAAGGTGTTCGCGGCGGGCGCGGACATCAAGGAGATGCAGGCCATGGACCACACCGCGATGGTCCTGCGCGCCCGCGCCCTGCAGGACTCCTTCACTGCGGTGGCGCGCATCCCCAAGCCGGTGGTGGCAGCGGTGACCGGTTACGCGCTGGGCGGCGGCTGCGAGCTCGCGCTCTGTGCGGACTTCCGTATCGCCGGGGAGAACGCCAAGCTGGGCCAGCCCGAGATCCTGCTCGGACTGATCCCGGGGGCCGGCGGCACTCAGCGCCTGGCCCGGCTGATCGGCCCGTCCAGGGCGAAGGACCTGATCTTCACGGGCCGTCAGGTGAAGGCCGACGAGGCGCTGGCGCTGGGCCTGGTGGACCGTGTGGTGCCCGCCGCCGAGGTCTACGAACAGGCTTACGCGTGGGCCGCGAAGCTCGCCAAGGGTCCCGCGATCGCCCTGCGCGCGGCCAAGGAGGCGGTCGACACCGGTCTGGAGACCGACATCGACACCGGCCTCGCCGTCGAGCGCAACTGGTTCGCGGGCCTGTTCGCCACCGAGGACCGCGAACGGGGGATGCGCAGCTTCGTGGAGGACGGCCCCGGCAAGGCGAAGTTCCTCTGA
- a CDS encoding ATP-binding protein: protein MAGLDGREQPRGDGRATASRWSPTVEDEHAQKVLELFGDPSQAEVPLPSRPESAATARRLTQVVVLRHWGLGAAITEDAVLLVSELVGNAVRHTGARVFGLRLRRRPRWIRVEVRDPSRSLPCLMPVQELDVSGRGLFLVDTLADRWGVDLLPRGKTTWFDMRITDR, encoded by the coding sequence ATGGCGGGGCTGGATGGCAGGGAACAGCCGCGGGGAGACGGACGTGCGACCGCGTCGCGCTGGTCGCCGACGGTCGAGGACGAACACGCCCAGAAGGTACTGGAGTTGTTCGGTGATCCGTCACAGGCGGAGGTGCCGCTGCCGTCCCGCCCGGAGTCCGCGGCCACCGCCCGCCGGCTCACCCAGGTCGTGGTCCTGCGCCATTGGGGCCTCGGGGCGGCGATCACCGAGGACGCCGTGCTCCTCGTCTCCGAGCTCGTCGGCAACGCGGTGCGCCACACCGGCGCCCGCGTCTTCGGCCTCCGGCTGCGCCGCCGCCCCCGCTGGATCCGCGTAGAGGTCCGTGACCCGTCCCGCAGCCTGCCCTGCCTCATGCCGGTCCAGGAACTGGACGTCAGCGGCCGCGGCCTCTTCCTCGTCGACACCCTCGCCGACCGCTGGGGCGTCGATCTCCTGCCCCGGGGCAAGACGACCTGGTTCGACATGCGCATCACCGATCGCTGA
- a CDS encoding glycoside hydrolase family 25 protein — MLRGIDVSSYQSSSYATDGLSFVFVKATEGSSYVSPKLSAQTERAREAGLVVGFYHFLWPGDLTAQAEYFVSETPERQGDILAVDWETTGEGTRASNTEKDEFIRKVKELRPDHRVILYCNRDFWLNVDTTSYAGDGLWIADYVSEGTPRIEAEWRFHQYTDDPLDTNVADFPDRAALEKWAGGA; from the coding sequence ATGCTGCGCGGCATCGATGTGAGTTCGTACCAGTCCTCGTCCTACGCCACGGACGGGTTGTCCTTCGTCTTCGTCAAGGCGACGGAGGGCAGTTCGTACGTCAGCCCCAAGCTGTCGGCCCAGACGGAACGCGCCCGCGAGGCCGGACTGGTCGTCGGCTTCTACCACTTCCTGTGGCCGGGCGACCTGACGGCACAGGCGGAGTACTTCGTCTCCGAGACACCCGAGCGGCAGGGCGACATCCTGGCCGTCGACTGGGAGACGACCGGCGAGGGCACTCGCGCGAGCAACACGGAGAAGGACGAGTTCATCCGGAAGGTCAAGGAGCTGCGCCCGGACCACCGGGTGATCCTGTACTGCAACCGGGACTTCTGGCTGAACGTCGACACGACGTCCTACGCGGGCGACGGTCTGTGGATCGCCGACTACGTCAGCGAGGGCACACCCCGTATCGAGGCCGAGTGGCGCTTCCACCAGTACACCGATGACCCTCTGGACACGAACGTCGCCGACTTCCCCGACCGCGCCGCCCTCGAGAAGTGGGCGGGCGGCGCCTGA
- a CDS encoding cold-shock protein translates to MVAGRVVRFDAVRGYGFIAPEHGGEDVFLHVNDVRIPEHQLRPGVTVEFEIEEGDRGLKATGVRLAQGAGPVSSAGGGRQPVDGEDPLCDVLTAEEYLTEVTEVLLSAAPTLTGEQILQARRGLLQFGKTHGWCDG, encoded by the coding sequence ATGGTTGCTGGTCGTGTGGTGCGGTTCGACGCCGTACGGGGTTACGGGTTCATCGCTCCGGAGCACGGCGGGGAGGACGTCTTCCTCCACGTCAACGACGTACGGATTCCGGAGCACCAGTTGCGTCCCGGGGTCACCGTGGAGTTCGAGATCGAGGAGGGCGACCGGGGACTGAAGGCCACGGGCGTGCGCCTGGCCCAGGGCGCGGGCCCGGTGTCGTCCGCCGGCGGAGGCAGGCAGCCGGTGGACGGCGAGGACCCGCTGTGCGACGTGCTCACCGCCGAGGAGTACCTCACAGAGGTCACGGAGGTCCTGCTGTCCGCCGCGCCGACACTGACCGGCGAACAGATCCTCCAGGCGCGCCGCGGGCTGCTGCAGTTCGGCAAGACCCACGGCTGGTGCGACGGGTGA